From Haloplasma contractile SSD-17B:
ACGAAAAGAGGTTGAAGCATAATGGAAGAGAAGGCACCAAGTCTTAAACGAACAGGACAAAAAAATCATATTGTACAATATTCCCTGTTTTTATTGCTCGTTGTGTTATCCGCATTGTGGTTAATTCCTTTTTATATTCTTATGGTTAATTCATTTAAAGAAAAAGATATAGAAATCACAGGATTTCCATTAAATCTTCCTGAAAATTTTTCTGTTATCAATTTTATAGAAGGAATTGCAGAGACAAGTCTATTTAATGCTGCAGTTTTTTCGCTGATTGTAACGGTTGGTTCTGTCACATTAATTGTTTTATTTTCAGGAATTGCTGCATGGATGCTTGTACGAGTTAAAGGGACTGTATCAACTATAATATTTTTTACATTTGTGGCAGCAATGCTTGTTCCATTTCAATCTGTTATGTTCCCAATGGTGCGTATTGCAAGTGCTTTAGGCTTATTAAATCCTATTGGAATTATGTTTATCTATATGGGATTTGGTTCTAGTTTATCGATATTCTTGTTTCATGGTTTTATTAAGGGAATTCCATTCGAACTAGAAGAAGCAGCTACAATTGATGGGTGCAATCCACTTCAGGCCTATTTATATGTTGTCTTTCCAATGCTTAAACCAATTTCTATTACAGTTGCAATACTGAATACGCTTTGGATCTGGAATGACTTCCTACTTCCAAGTCTAATACTATCAGAAGAATACGCCACAATCCCAATGGCAATCAACTTAAGGTTAGTGAATACTTATTCGGTTGAATGGGGGTTGATGCTTGCAAACCTTGTAGTAGCAATCGCACCAGTTATAATATTCTATTTCATCTTACAACGTTTTATTATTGAAGGGATTACAGCAGGATCTATAAAATAAGTGAACAGGATAATTACAAAGAGAATGATAGAGATTACAAATAAAAATGCTGGTTACTAGCCAGTATTTTTATTTGAGATTAATTTATAGATTAAATAAATGATTGGTGATATAATAGACAGAGTTTTGGAGTATATAAGAGATAGGAGAAAAAACATGAATAAAAAAACGATTATTATTATCATAGTGATGACACTCATGGCAATTACAGCGAATATGGCGCACCCTGTAACGCCTAAACTAGTTGAAGAAAATGGCTATGATCCGATTATGTATGGTGCGTTATTTGCAACGATGGCTTTCGCAAACCTACTTGCATCGCCTATTTTCGGTAGGTTATCCGACAAACACGGGAGAAAGCTGTTCTTAATCATTGGTGCTATTGGTTACGGTCTTGCCCAGCTAGGGTTTGGCTTTTTACAACCTCGATATGCTATATTATCCTTTCGATTTATAGCAGGTGCTTTTGCGTGTTCGATTTTTGTTTCTGGAATGGCGTATTTAGTCGATGTGACTAAAAAAGAGTATAGAAGTAAGGCGATGGCTTATTATACATCGATTCTAGGGGCTGGAATGGCAGGTGGTTACTTATTAGGAGGGTTGATTGGTAATTATAATTACCGCTACTCATTTGTGGCTCAAGCAATAGGAAGTGTTTTAGTTGCGACCTTGATATTTTTAGTCGTGAAAGAAAGCCATACAGATCGGAAAGCAAGAACAATAAACACTAATATTATTGTAGACTTTAAAAAGTATAGCCATACCATTTTACCTGTGCTTTTAATTGCAGTAGTATTAACAAGCTTCACAGACATTGGTTTTAATAATACTTTTAACCTGTATATGAACAATGCACTTGATTTTGAACCTTTAGAAATAGGATATGTTATGGCAGTAACGGGTGCTATAGGTTTATTTACTAATATTGTGATTTTTCCAATATTAAAGCGTAAATTTAATGATGCTTATGTACTACGCTTAAGTATGTTCGTTATTGTCGTTACATTAACGGTTGTTGCACTTATTGATAATCAAACGTACCAGGTTATCGTGTTAATCCCATTCTTTGCTGCTATACGTTTATATAAGCCATTAATACAATCGATTATCTCTAAACTAGGAGAACGAAATGGAGAAGTGATGGGTCTTAATAATGCAGCACATGCAATAGGGATGATTGCAGGATCATTTATTGCTGGGGGAATTATATATGATATCAACCCGATTTATTCTGTTTATACAGTTGCAGGAACCTGTCTTGTAGCATTCTTGTTAATTGTGGTATTTTTTAAGAAAGTTGTTAAAGTTTAACTAAAAATATTAATTTAAGCCTACTTAACCTTGAATATTAAATCAATCAGTCACAACTGTAATAGGTTATTGGAGGAGTTATGGATACACGTGTTATTTTAAATGTAGACCAAGTTAATTTATATAAAATGATTGACTCTATTATAAAATACATTGATAAGAGCAACTATAAGTCTATATCTATTTTTGGTCTTTTAAATAGTTCTAAACAACTACTTCCGCTCTTTAATATACTCATTTATTTAGGTAAAATAGTTGTAATGCCATCTATTAATACCGATGGGTCTCTTCTTTTTTTTGAGATTAAAAACGAACGCG
This genomic window contains:
- a CDS encoding MFS transporter, which gives rise to MNKKTIIIIIVMTLMAITANMAHPVTPKLVEENGYDPIMYGALFATMAFANLLASPIFGRLSDKHGRKLFLIIGAIGYGLAQLGFGFLQPRYAILSFRFIAGAFACSIFVSGMAYLVDVTKKEYRSKAMAYYTSILGAGMAGGYLLGGLIGNYNYRYSFVAQAIGSVLVATLIFLVVKESHTDRKARTINTNIIVDFKKYSHTILPVLLIAVVLTSFTDIGFNNTFNLYMNNALDFEPLEIGYVMAVTGAIGLFTNIVIFPILKRKFNDAYVLRLSMFVIVVTLTVVALIDNQTYQVIVLIPFFAAIRLYKPLIQSIISKLGERNGEVMGLNNAAHAIGMIAGSFIAGGIIYDINPIYSVYTVAGTCLVAFLLIVVFFKKVVKV
- a CDS encoding carbohydrate ABC transporter permease, yielding MEEKAPSLKRTGQKNHIVQYSLFLLLVVLSALWLIPFYILMVNSFKEKDIEITGFPLNLPENFSVINFIEGIAETSLFNAAVFSLIVTVGSVTLIVLFSGIAAWMLVRVKGTVSTIIFFTFVAAMLVPFQSVMFPMVRIASALGLLNPIGIMFIYMGFGSSLSIFLFHGFIKGIPFELEEAATIDGCNPLQAYLYVVFPMLKPISITVAILNTLWIWNDFLLPSLILSEEYATIPMAINLRLVNTYSVEWGLMLANLVVAIAPVIIFYFILQRFIIEGITAGSIK